CCTGCTTCTGAAGGTACAGGAGTTATCGCCGGCGGTCCAGTTCGTGCTGTTCTTGAGTTAGGCGGGGTAGCAGATATCCTTTCTAAATCATTAGGAACAAACACTCCAATCAACATGGTTCGTGCAACAGTTGATGGTTTGAAACAATTAAAACGTGCTGAAGACGTAGCAAAATTACGTGGTAAATCAGTAGAAGAACTGTTAGGATAAGGGGGGAAATCAAATGGCGAAACTTTTAATTACCCTCAACCGCAGCGTAATTGGTCGCCCTGAGGACCAACGTGAAACAGTTAAAGCGCTAGGATTACGTAAATTAAATCAAACAGTTGAGCATCAAGATAACGCTGCGATTCGCGGTATGATTAACAAAGTTGCTCACCTTGTAACAGTTAAAGAACAATAATTGATTCTTTTCTTTCATAAGGAGGTGCCAATATGAAACTTCATGAATTACAACCTGCCGAAGGTTCTCGTCAAGAACGTAAACGTTTAGGTCGCGGGATCGGTTCTGGTCAAGGAAAAACAGCAGGTAAAGGTCATAAAGGTCAAAATGCTCGTTCTGGCGGCGGTGTTCGCGTTGGTTTTGAAGGTGGTCAAACACCTTTATATCGTCGTTTACCAAAACGTGGTTTTACCAACATCAGCCGTAAAGAATATGCTGTTGTCAATCTTGATGCATTAAATCGCTTTGAAGAAGGTACAGAAGTTACTCCAGAGCTTCTTATCGAAACAGGCGTTGTAAGTAACGAAAAAGCAGGAATCAAGATTCTTGCTAAAGGGAACGTTGAGAAAAAGTTGACTGTAAAAGCTAACAAATTCTCCTCTGCTGCTAAGGAAGCGATCGAAGCTGCTGGTGGAACTATTGAGGTGATTTAATGTTCCGTACAATCTCCAATTTTATGCGCGTGGGTGATATAAGACGTAAGATCATATTCACCCTTTTAATGTTAGTCATATTTCGACTTGGTACATTTATTCCTGTACCGAATGTAAATGCTGATGTACTTGCCAGTCAAGATAAGCTAAGTGTATTTGGCATCTTAAATACCTTTGGCGGTGGAGCATTAAAACAATTCTCCATCTTTGCAATGGGTATCATGCCGTATATTACAGCATCAATTATCATTCAGCTTTTACAAATGGATGTTGTTCCGAAATTCACGGAATGGTCCAAACAAGGGGAAGCGGGCCGTCGTAAGATTGCTCAAATCACCCGTTATTTCACCGTAATACTTGGATTTATTCAAGCATTAGGTATGTCCTATGGTTTTAATAACTTAGCCAATGGGCAATTGATTGAAAACCCTGGTATTGGTACTTATCTCTTAATTGCTGTTACTTTGACTGCTGGTACATCGTTTTTGATGTGGTTAGGTGAGCAAATCACTGAAAAAGGTGTGGGAAATGGAATTTCCATTATCATCTTTGCGGGGATCGTTGCTGGTATGCCTTCCACGATCAATCAAATCTATGTTCAGCAATTTGAAAACGCAGGAGAGGCCTTATTCTTACGTATTGTAACTGTTGTAATAATCGTTCTTGCGGTTATCGCAATTGTGGTTGGTGTAATTTTTATCCAACAAGCTAATCGTAAAATACCAATCCAATATGCGAAACGGGTTGTGGCAGGTCGTAATCCAGTAGGTGGTCAATCCACTCACATGCCGTTAAAAGTTAACGCAGCTGGTGTTATCCCTGTTATCTTTGCCGTTTCATTCATTGTAACTCCAAGAACAATTGCATCATTTTTCCCAACAAATGATGTAACACTTTGGATTATCAAAAACTTTGACTATTCCGAGCCTTTCGGGATGACGTTATATGCAGCATTAATTATCGCGTTTACTTATTTCTATGCTTTTATCCAAGTTAACCCTGAACAAGTAGCGGAAAACTTACAGAAGCAAAGT
The DNA window shown above is from Neobacillus sp. WH10 and carries:
- the rpmD gene encoding 50S ribosomal protein L30 — translated: MAKLLITLNRSVIGRPEDQRETVKALGLRKLNQTVEHQDNAAIRGMINKVAHLVTVKEQ
- the rplO gene encoding 50S ribosomal protein L15; its protein translation is MKLHELQPAEGSRQERKRLGRGIGSGQGKTAGKGHKGQNARSGGGVRVGFEGGQTPLYRRLPKRGFTNISRKEYAVVNLDALNRFEEGTEVTPELLIETGVVSNEKAGIKILAKGNVEKKLTVKANKFSSAAKEAIEAAGGTIEVI
- the secY gene encoding preprotein translocase subunit SecY is translated as MFRTISNFMRVGDIRRKIIFTLLMLVIFRLGTFIPVPNVNADVLASQDKLSVFGILNTFGGGALKQFSIFAMGIMPYITASIIIQLLQMDVVPKFTEWSKQGEAGRRKIAQITRYFTVILGFIQALGMSYGFNNLANGQLIENPGIGTYLLIAVTLTAGTSFLMWLGEQITEKGVGNGISIIIFAGIVAGMPSTINQIYVQQFENAGEALFLRIVTVVIIVLAVIAIVVGVIFIQQANRKIPIQYAKRVVAGRNPVGGQSTHMPLKVNAAGVIPVIFAVSFIVTPRTIASFFPTNDVTLWIIKNFDYSEPFGMTLYAALIIAFTYFYAFIQVNPEQVAENLQKQSGYIPGIRPGKSTQEYLTRVLYRLTFVGALFLTVIAVLPTIFIKLANLPQSAQIGGTSLLIIVGVALDTYKQLEAQLVKRHYKGFIK